The following are encoded in a window of Brevibacillus ruminantium genomic DNA:
- a CDS encoding zinc ribbon domain-containing protein YjdM, whose product MNHLPNCPKCNSEYTYEEGSFLVCPICAHEWTLQAGGESSGDAKIVKDANGNVLQDGDTVTVIKDLKVKGSSLVVKIGTKVKNIRLVDGDHDIDCKIDGFGAMKLKSEFVKKV is encoded by the coding sequence TTGAATCATTTGCCAAATTGTCCAAAATGTAATTCCGAATACACATACGAAGAAGGAAGTTTTCTGGTTTGCCCCATCTGTGCTCATGAGTGGACGCTGCAAGCTGGAGGCGAGAGCAGCGGTGATGCCAAAATCGTGAAAGACGCAAATGGGAACGTCCTGCAGGATGGCGACACCGTAACGGTCATCAAGGACTTGAAAGTGAAAGGAAGCTCGTTGGTCGTCAAAATCGGGACGAAGGTGAAAAATATCCGTTTGGTTGATGGAGATCATGATATCGATTGTAAAATTGATGGTTTTGGCGCTATGAAATTAAAATCGGAGTTCGTGAAGAAGGTATAG
- a CDS encoding DedA family protein: MMDIMKELIDQYGYFALYFLLALGIVGLPIPDETIMTFVGYLTSIQIFNFFAALTVSFLGAISGMIFSYFLGRKFGRPLLLKYGWWLRLTPARLNKAERWFDRYGLWAVCFGYFIPGVRHFTCYLSGISGIRFRKYLLFAGFGALIWCITFITAGYFIGESISILSQ; this comes from the coding sequence ATGATGGATATCATGAAAGAATTGATCGACCAATATGGCTATTTCGCCCTCTATTTCTTGCTGGCACTGGGGATTGTCGGCCTCCCTATTCCCGATGAAACGATCATGACCTTTGTTGGCTATTTAACATCGATTCAGATTTTTAATTTTTTTGCGGCGCTCACAGTCAGCTTTCTGGGAGCGATCAGCGGCATGATTTTCAGTTATTTTCTCGGCAGAAAATTTGGCAGACCGCTGCTGTTGAAATACGGTTGGTGGCTTCGGTTAACGCCTGCCAGGCTAAACAAAGCGGAGCGGTGGTTCGACCGATACGGATTGTGGGCGGTCTGCTTCGGCTATTTTATCCCGGGCGTGCGCCACTTTACCTGTTATTTGTCCGGCATCAGCGGTATCCGGTTCCGAAAATATCTCCTGTTTGCCGGCTTTGGCGCGCTCATCTGGTGCATTACGTTTATAACTGCCGGCTATTTTATCGGTGAAAGCATCAGTATCTTGTCCCAGTGA
- a CDS encoding flagellar basal body L-ring protein FlgH: MNNFRRGTFATLLLVFLLSTAVLSGCAETKAKKQEPPQANLQEQPASDALTPPESPEKTPSASSIQTQNEHANPFDPREMKVGDVVAGMKVTKADILPSTDAEFYVDQANLDLAGEVEVKGTMEFYPQGFEHLDQHVLFTVDPSSSFPRMKVTDDPDSYDKIKLVFDDPNDLKDFRDKPSRGEATLLIREYHLRFPGEDGDETTAIVKKIVSKNMKEATAEELQVVEQN, translated from the coding sequence ATGAACAATTTTCGGCGAGGAACATTTGCAACACTCTTACTCGTGTTTCTACTCAGCACTGCCGTCCTATCAGGATGCGCTGAGACAAAAGCAAAGAAACAAGAGCCACCGCAAGCAAACTTGCAGGAGCAGCCTGCTTCGGACGCTTTGACACCGCCGGAAAGCCCGGAAAAGACGCCTTCTGCGTCATCCATCCAAACACAAAACGAGCATGCCAATCCATTTGATCCGCGTGAGATGAAAGTGGGGGACGTCGTGGCCGGAATGAAGGTAACCAAGGCCGACATCTTGCCTAGTACCGATGCGGAGTTTTACGTAGATCAAGCCAATTTGGACCTGGCAGGTGAAGTCGAGGTAAAGGGGACGATGGAATTCTATCCTCAGGGGTTTGAGCATTTGGATCAGCATGTGTTGTTTACCGTGGACCCATCATCTTCATTTCCGCGTATGAAGGTTACGGATGATCCGGATTCCTACGATAAAATCAAACTCGTCTTTGATGATCCAAATGATTTGAAGGATTTTCGCGACAAACCATCCCGCGGGGAAGCCACACTCCTGATTCGAGAGTATCATCTGCGTTTCCCGGGTGAAGATGGTGATGAAACGACGGCGATTGTGAAAAAGATCGTTTCTAAAAACATGAAAGAGGCAACTGCGGAAGAATTGCAAGTGGTCGAACAGAACTAG
- a CDS encoding vWA domain-containing protein, with the protein MKTYWAQLLRLFAEDYLSPQMVVDRWRVASYGSPDMEDARLQFKENFNVEIILDASGSMNGKIGESTKMQLAKEAIKEFAASLPEGARVSLRVYGHRGSSADQHKQLSCGSSELVYPFQPYHAEMLENALNRFEPTGWTPIANSLRLAQQDMAEFDAATNTNIIYLVSDGIETCDGNPVQVAKELAASDFTPLLNVIGFDVNAEGQKQLKEIAKASEGLYANVTNKEQFKQELERAREIAEKWELWKQNALAEIDEVWVDRAKWIELYQRDWYDKNWRESLNLGAAIDHLAASGKIGQKGRTYFTQQREERERFVAASEKELIEYLFHLSASSYEEMRAEIESKYTGN; encoded by the coding sequence ATGAAGACCTACTGGGCTCAGTTGCTTCGTTTGTTTGCGGAAGATTACCTAAGCCCTCAGATGGTGGTGGATCGTTGGCGGGTTGCCTCATACGGCAGCCCGGATATGGAGGATGCCCGTCTGCAGTTTAAAGAGAACTTCAATGTAGAAATCATCCTGGATGCAAGCGGAAGCATGAATGGAAAAATTGGTGAGTCTACCAAGATGCAGTTGGCAAAGGAAGCGATTAAAGAGTTTGCGGCCAGTCTGCCGGAGGGAGCGCGTGTTTCTCTTCGCGTCTACGGTCATAGGGGCAGCAGTGCCGACCAACATAAACAGCTTTCCTGCGGCAGCAGTGAGCTGGTCTATCCTTTCCAGCCCTATCATGCGGAAATGCTGGAGAATGCCTTAAACCGGTTCGAGCCGACGGGATGGACGCCGATTGCAAACTCTTTGAGGCTGGCGCAGCAGGATATGGCCGAGTTTGACGCCGCAACCAATACAAACATCATTTACCTGGTGAGCGATGGAATCGAAACCTGTGATGGCAATCCGGTACAGGTGGCCAAGGAGCTGGCGGCCTCCGATTTTACACCGCTCCTCAATGTCATCGGCTTTGATGTCAATGCAGAGGGACAGAAGCAGCTCAAGGAAATCGCCAAAGCTTCCGAAGGATTGTACGCCAACGTTACGAACAAGGAGCAATTCAAGCAGGAACTGGAGCGGGCCCGAGAAATCGCTGAAAAATGGGAGCTCTGGAAGCAAAATGCCTTGGCTGAAATTGACGAGGTATGGGTCGACCGAGCCAAATGGATCGAGCTCTATCAGCGTGATTGGTACGACAAGAATTGGCGGGAAAGTCTGAACCTTGGCGCAGCGATTGACCATTTGGCGGCATCTGGAAAAATCGGGCAAAAAGGGAGAACGTACTTTACCCAGCAAAGGGAGGAGCGGGAGAGGTTTGTTGCCGCGTCGGAGAAAGAGTTGATCGAGTACTTGTTTCATTTATCGGCGTCGTCCTACGAGGAAATGAGGGCGGAAATCGAGTCGAAATACACGGGCAACTGA
- a CDS encoding IclR family transcriptional regulator: protein MNTQETVNSVVHAIKLLEQFHNGEGLRASEISKRIGVPRATTYRLLKTLMAHQLVIQGEDKKYRLTLRLLELGNAALSIPNLQQIVAPFLIELAELTGETGHFSIVDGYHVGYIAKKDSPNPFRMLSHVGWRGPLHATASGKILLAHAKSEYVDHVIGRGLEAFTANTITDPVQMKQEIANARENGFAIDDEEQSEGLLCHAVPVSLGEQIGALSVSGLKSRILQRLTQAEIISILQEKSMQITQKLGR from the coding sequence ATGAACACACAGGAAACCGTAAACAGTGTCGTGCATGCGATAAAGCTTTTGGAACAATTTCACAATGGCGAGGGACTGCGTGCCAGTGAAATCAGCAAACGGATCGGGGTTCCCAGAGCGACCACGTATCGTCTCTTGAAAACATTGATGGCCCACCAGCTAGTCATACAGGGAGAGGACAAAAAATATCGGCTGACTTTGCGATTGCTCGAGCTGGGCAATGCCGCCCTATCGATTCCCAATCTCCAGCAGATCGTTGCCCCTTTTTTGATTGAGCTTGCCGAGCTTACAGGGGAAACCGGTCATTTTTCCATCGTCGATGGCTATCATGTTGGCTACATTGCCAAGAAGGACTCTCCCAATCCCTTTCGCATGCTGTCGCATGTAGGCTGGCGAGGTCCTTTGCACGCGACGGCGTCCGGCAAGATACTTCTGGCTCATGCAAAGTCCGAATACGTCGATCACGTCATCGGCCGAGGACTGGAGGCTTTTACAGCCAACACCATTACAGACCCCGTACAGATGAAGCAGGAGATCGCCAACGCGAGGGAAAACGGCTTTGCCATTGATGATGAAGAGCAAAGTGAAGGCTTGCTCTGTCATGCCGTCCCCGTTTCTTTGGGAGAGCAGATCGGCGCTTTGTCTGTTTCCGGGCTGAAATCGCGGATTCTTCAAAGGCTGACGCAAGCGGAGATTATTTCGATTCTTCAAGAAAAGAGCATGCAGATCACGCAGAAATTGGGAAGGTAA
- a CDS encoding DMT family transporter, with translation MKRGIFLLVLATILWGGNYICGRFLSQELPPTLLNTIRWGLSTVLLWGLLAINKKSFPLLSKAKEFFILGFFGVFAFSTLNYVGLRYLHASVAGMISAGIPIFILLLSPLFLKEKISVKAWIGTVISIAGVILLIQGKQADASEGSLLGEIAILLSCLAWGLYTVLGKRYAKDTDPLTLTAGAAFYGTILSGISCIGTVDASMIHLSTTGLLCILYVSTCASVGAYLAWNAGVKIVGAGKAAPYINLLPVWTVVFGVPLFDEQLSFVTSIGGVITITGAVLASYKGEEKKKMEQLHSAGGR, from the coding sequence ATGAAACGCGGCATTTTCCTTTTAGTCTTGGCAACCATTCTTTGGGGCGGCAACTATATTTGCGGACGGTTTTTGTCTCAGGAATTGCCTCCCACCCTGCTTAACACGATTCGTTGGGGCTTGTCCACCGTCTTGCTGTGGGGACTGCTGGCGATCAACAAAAAAAGCTTCCCCCTCCTCTCAAAGGCGAAGGAATTCTTCATTCTCGGTTTTTTTGGCGTGTTTGCCTTTTCCACGCTAAATTACGTCGGGCTCCGGTATTTGCACGCATCTGTCGCCGGGATGATTTCAGCCGGAATCCCGATTTTTATCCTGCTGCTCAGTCCGTTGTTTCTGAAAGAAAAAATCAGTGTGAAAGCATGGATCGGGACCGTGATCTCCATCGCCGGGGTCATTCTGCTGATTCAAGGCAAGCAGGCAGACGCTTCCGAAGGATCTCTGCTCGGTGAAATCGCCATTCTTTTGTCCTGTTTGGCATGGGGGTTGTACACCGTTTTGGGCAAACGATATGCCAAGGATACGGATCCGTTGACGCTGACAGCGGGCGCTGCCTTTTACGGAACGATTCTCAGCGGCATCAGCTGTATCGGAACCGTGGATGCGAGCATGATCCATTTGAGTACAACAGGTCTGCTCTGCATTCTGTACGTCAGTACGTGTGCTTCGGTCGGCGCCTATTTGGCATGGAATGCGGGGGTGAAAATCGTGGGAGCGGGAAAAGCGGCGCCCTATATCAACCTCCTGCCGGTTTGGACCGTAGTGTTTGGCGTGCCGCTTTTTGATGAACAGTTATCTTTCGTGACCTCGATCGGGGGCGTCATCACGATCACCGGTGCTGTCTTGGCCAGCTATAAGGGTGAGGAAAAGAAAAAAATGGAGCAGCTGCATTCGGCAGGAGGAAGATAG
- a CDS encoding membrane lipoprotein lipid attachment site-containing protein yields the protein MKKMLFLVTFTLILTGCGGKESAAPDTATINAQPGQSVTDHVQAASQESPQAGEASQQSVEKPEASGEQNDDAKADTFHVENIVSGYEDLIIGAINQKDFSYVKDFLLPDSPVYQEQEKLIEDLGKKGVSLKLIDSRIEDIKESNQPNEYLVDVQTELEITKANETKTKEIKKVYTVLSQDDNLYIKEIKADQTYE from the coding sequence ATGAAAAAGATGCTTTTTCTCGTGACCTTTACGCTGATCTTGACAGGTTGTGGAGGGAAAGAGAGTGCAGCGCCAGATACAGCAACAATAAATGCACAGCCTGGTCAAAGCGTTACAGATCATGTCCAGGCAGCTTCCCAGGAAAGTCCGCAGGCGGGGGAAGCGTCGCAACAGTCTGTAGAAAAACCTGAAGCTTCCGGAGAACAGAATGACGATGCGAAGGCAGACACCTTTCATGTAGAAAACATCGTTTCCGGTTATGAAGACTTGATCATTGGTGCCATCAACCAAAAGGATTTTTCCTACGTAAAAGACTTCCTGCTTCCAGACAGCCCGGTTTATCAGGAACAAGAAAAGCTGATTGAAGACCTGGGGAAAAAAGGCGTCAGTCTCAAACTGATTGACTCGCGCATCGAAGACATCAAGGAATCGAATCAACCGAACGAGTATCTTGTGGACGTGCAGACAGAGCTGGAGATCACGAAAGCAAACGAGACGAAAACAAAAGAGATCAAGAAGGTGTATACAGTCCTTTCACAGGACGACAACCTGTACATTAAGGAAATCAAAGCGGATCAAACCTATGAATAA
- a CDS encoding WG repeat-containing protein, with protein sequence MSLQPIKQLFPYVEDQDDGKNIMYIRIEPALLYLEAGQTSKIKVYAVLTDGRNEEITHKVKWQSQHTTVGKVNEEGTITAVEAGSMTITAEFERHKAELVVSIDKREATVKKKNPVVMDKRLGRIALLTLAATLVVSGSIYGASQFLSSDENAEGDLTASLPVQAASNDPGNQAEPASEPPSNSAVLQTEGTPGPDGEKSGESAPSSAAAAEESFVQGSEGVQTTEPGSVAAGFMSALSQAVAATDRAAASTAAEENAQPEPTSASAPTPEQTQASSTPAATSAQTPAASKPASTPAQTPAASKPASTSAQKPASSTPKPADTKGKEKPKQPAANPKPETKNTAPSTQSNPAPDVKPEAAQPAAQSTAAAPQKPPAAASQPVKQEAVIALVPVEKGGKWGYKRSGEEEIVIPYQFDHAAKFSDGLAVVKKDGQFGYINSSGQVVIPIEYSYASSFSGGKATVKKDGKMGTIDKKGNFNEN encoded by the coding sequence ATGTCATTACAGCCTATCAAACAACTGTTTCCATATGTGGAGGACCAGGATGACGGGAAAAACATCATGTACATCCGAATAGAGCCGGCTCTGCTTTATCTGGAGGCCGGTCAGACGTCGAAGATCAAGGTATATGCAGTGCTGACGGATGGCCGCAATGAAGAGATTACGCATAAAGTCAAATGGCAATCGCAGCACACGACGGTTGGCAAGGTCAATGAAGAGGGAACAATCACGGCCGTAGAAGCAGGCAGTATGACGATCACGGCTGAGTTTGAGCGGCATAAGGCGGAGTTGGTTGTCTCGATTGACAAGCGGGAGGCGACGGTAAAAAAGAAAAATCCCGTCGTGATGGACAAAAGACTCGGCAGAATTGCGCTTTTAACATTGGCGGCAACATTGGTGGTCTCCGGCAGTATTTATGGAGCAAGCCAGTTCCTGTCCTCCGATGAAAATGCAGAGGGTGATCTGACTGCGTCATTACCCGTACAGGCCGCTTCAAACGATCCAGGCAACCAAGCGGAACCAGCATCAGAACCTCCGTCAAACTCTGCTGTGCTGCAAACCGAGGGGACACCTGGCCCTGATGGTGAAAAGTCTGGTGAATCAGCACCATCCTCCGCAGCAGCAGCAGAAGAGAGTTTCGTCCAAGGGAGCGAAGGGGTCCAAACGACGGAACCAGGTTCCGTAGCAGCAGGGTTCATGAGTGCTTTATCCCAAGCAGTTGCCGCGACAGATCGAGCAGCAGCATCCACTGCAGCGGAAGAAAATGCACAACCTGAACCAACTTCAGCATCGGCACCGACGCCTGAACAGACACAGGCATCGTCAACGCCTGCTGCGACATCCGCGCAGACACCAGCAGCCTCAAAACCTGCTTCGACGCCTGCACAGACACCAGCAGCCTCAAAACCCGCTTCGACATCTGCACAAAAGCCAGCATCGTCAACACCCAAGCCTGCTGACACGAAAGGAAAAGAGAAACCGAAGCAACCGGCAGCGAATCCAAAACCAGAAACGAAGAACACGGCTCCGTCAACGCAGAGCAATCCAGCCCCAGACGTCAAACCGGAGGCCGCGCAGCCAGCAGCTCAGTCTACCGCTGCGGCGCCTCAAAAGCCGCCAGCCGCTGCAAGTCAACCAGTAAAACAGGAAGCCGTTATCGCGCTGGTGCCTGTAGAAAAGGGAGGAAAATGGGGGTACAAGCGATCCGGCGAAGAGGAGATCGTGATTCCCTACCAGTTCGATCATGCCGCGAAGTTCTCGGACGGTCTTGCTGTCGTGAAGAAGGATGGACAATTCGGTTACATCAACAGCAGCGGACAAGTGGTAATTCCGATTGAATACTCCTACGCATCCTCGTTTTCCGGCGGCAAAGCGACCGTTAAAAAAGATGGGAAAATGGGAACGATCGATAAGAAAGGCAATTTTAATGAAAATTAA
- a CDS encoding C39 family peptidase, whose protein sequence is MYRKWKKSVNIFLAIALLEILFFLPSYFQQKGYALKDFILPLYRQSSAVDQTSENSKAEAEAPFTVYQETTLVGSFEDAREAIAIAKAMSPQMNVKVQTRESLIWRNFEAEPKTRQLSIVQAPHISQLPELPRGCEVTALAMLLNYNGYAVDKMQLASELVKDTTPRTSDDKNNTWWGNPYKGFVGNMYDVREPGFGVFHPPIEALARTYAGERVVNLSTLDFDDILQFVESGYPVWVIVTRTYQHDNTRNLNWMTPDGPIHTTRNEHSVLLTGYDGKYVYFLDPLKQGETSKKSRVSFEAGWKQLGNQAITIL, encoded by the coding sequence ATGTACAGGAAATGGAAGAAATCTGTAAACATTTTCCTCGCCATCGCCTTACTGGAGATTCTCTTTTTCCTCCCATCCTATTTTCAACAAAAAGGGTATGCCCTCAAAGACTTTATTCTGCCTCTTTACCGTCAAAGCTCTGCCGTGGATCAAACGTCTGAGAACTCTAAGGCTGAGGCTGAAGCTCCATTTACGGTCTATCAGGAAACCACTCTGGTCGGTTCGTTTGAGGATGCGAGGGAAGCCATCGCGATTGCCAAAGCGATGTCTCCTCAAATGAATGTAAAGGTACAAACACGCGAGAGCTTGATTTGGCGGAATTTTGAGGCAGAACCAAAGACACGCCAGCTCTCGATCGTACAAGCACCGCATATTAGTCAATTACCAGAATTGCCAAGGGGTTGTGAAGTGACAGCACTTGCGATGCTGCTGAATTACAACGGATATGCTGTGGATAAAATGCAATTGGCCAGTGAGCTGGTAAAAGACACGACCCCTCGTACGTCTGATGATAAAAACAATACGTGGTGGGGCAATCCTTACAAAGGGTTTGTAGGTAACATGTACGATGTGCGAGAGCCTGGTTTTGGCGTTTTTCACCCACCGATTGAAGCCCTTGCACGCACATATGCAGGTGAGCGAGTCGTCAATTTATCGACGCTGGATTTCGACGATATCCTGCAGTTTGTAGAGAGCGGATATCCCGTTTGGGTGATTGTTACGAGAACGTATCAGCATGACAATACTCGCAATCTGAACTGGATGACTCCCGATGGACCCATCCATACCACCAGAAATGAACACTCTGTCCTGCTCACAGGATACGACGGAAAATACGTCTATTTTCTAGACCCATTGAAACAGGGCGAGACATCCAAGAAAAGCAGAGTGTCCTTTGAAGCGGGATGGAAGCAATTGGGCAACCAAGCCATTACAATCTTATAA
- a CDS encoding VgrG-related protein encodes MQRFFFAKATVITLTALISLTQTFHAVKAEGIHAQGIHADGINTQGIQTQGISTQGIGTQGINKQGIDAKGISPDGVNAEGINNKGINPDGINAKGIQANEINATGIKNNGVSPDGIKADGIQNGGINPGGIKNGGGQPSQNPASDPNKNGNGQKETPAPTKPKDNTSASPKPNQDTKPKTETKPNETKPKDTKPGTDKKDNQSPPPSKDKNQPNAGTKLGSLSAAYESNGNPGTISTGKGDIGGKSYGAYQFNSKDKVIDHFFRWLEGKDKDIYNQLLAGFNADGKKIGSSFDQKFKEVAANDSDRFLELQHLYTKEKYYDVVDRALQKDIGFDISQRSAALQDVLWSRAVQHGGAGGAKVFKEALKNLDLATATDEDIIRAVYKESGKVVDSGKNQMLSQKAKTNGVHGKYMKYFSGNSSDIQMGVWERLNIREPEAALKMLYGKDYVFKGL; translated from the coding sequence ATGCAACGCTTTTTCTTTGCAAAAGCGACCGTAATTACGTTAACAGCGCTGATTTCACTTACACAAACGTTTCATGCGGTTAAAGCAGAAGGAATTCATGCACAGGGAATCCATGCCGATGGAATCAACACGCAAGGGATTCAAACACAGGGAATTAGTACACAAGGAATCGGCACACAAGGAATTAATAAGCAAGGAATTGACGCCAAAGGGATCAGTCCGGACGGGGTGAATGCAGAAGGAATCAACAACAAAGGTATCAATCCGGATGGAATCAATGCCAAGGGAATTCAGGCCAATGAGATCAATGCAACGGGGATAAAAAATAACGGGGTTTCCCCAGACGGTATAAAAGCCGATGGGATTCAGAATGGAGGAATCAACCCCGGAGGGATCAAGAATGGAGGCGGTCAGCCCTCCCAGAATCCGGCTTCAGATCCGAACAAAAACGGGAATGGCCAAAAAGAAACGCCGGCTCCTACAAAACCGAAGGACAATACGTCGGCTTCGCCCAAACCAAATCAGGATACAAAACCAAAGACCGAAACAAAGCCAAATGAAACAAAACCGAAAGATACGAAGCCTGGCACCGACAAAAAAGACAATCAAAGCCCGCCGCCTTCCAAAGATAAAAATCAGCCAAATGCCGGGACAAAGCTGGGTTCCTTATCAGCCGCCTATGAATCAAACGGCAATCCAGGCACCATTTCCACAGGAAAGGGAGATATCGGCGGAAAGTCGTATGGCGCTTATCAATTTAATTCAAAAGACAAGGTCATTGATCATTTTTTTCGATGGTTGGAAGGGAAAGATAAGGACATCTATAACCAGTTATTAGCAGGGTTTAATGCGGATGGGAAAAAGATCGGATCAAGCTTTGATCAAAAGTTTAAAGAGGTCGCTGCCAATGATTCGGACAGATTCCTGGAACTGCAACATCTGTATACAAAGGAGAAATACTATGATGTCGTGGATCGCGCCTTGCAGAAGGACATCGGCTTTGACATCAGTCAGAGAAGCGCTGCACTGCAGGACGTCCTGTGGTCAAGGGCGGTTCAACACGGGGGAGCAGGCGGGGCGAAGGTTTTCAAAGAAGCGTTGAAAAACCTCGATCTGGCAACAGCTACAGATGAGGATATCATTCGAGCGGTCTACAAGGAAAGCGGCAAGGTCGTGGACAGCGGGAAAAATCAAATGCTGTCGCAAAAGGCCAAAACGAACGGTGTGCATGGGAAGTATATGAAATATTTTTCGGGCAATTCTTCTGACATACAGATGGGTGTATGGGAACGGTTAAATATCAGGGAACCCGAAGCTGCTTTAAAAATGCTGTACGGCAAAGACTATGTATTTAAAGGATTGTAA
- a CDS encoding pilus assembly protein TadG-related protein, with product MKNRVFSVLKEERGNMLVFSLTIFTFMLLVMFAAVYNFSTVFVGKDKAMNSAQQASIGAIKSVYDAMEEAILAYDAWASVNFVPPISPDVDERERALRSANRDWASSEVRYTAIDQIFTEQLGSRPMLASFVMAGLARAKAEIPGVVAYILGENNASLEYVTTFNGDDRIEVEASIQYRVDKLGLDFFPNYSEKIVQTGESRRIGFLRAL from the coding sequence ATGAAAAACAGGGTGTTCTCTGTATTAAAAGAAGAGCGAGGCAATATGCTGGTGTTTTCCCTGACGATCTTTACCTTCATGCTGCTGGTCATGTTTGCCGCTGTCTATAATTTTTCCACGGTCTTCGTCGGGAAAGACAAAGCCATGAACAGCGCCCAGCAGGCAAGCATCGGGGCGATCAAGAGTGTATATGACGCGATGGAAGAAGCCATCCTCGCCTATGATGCGTGGGCAAGTGTCAATTTTGTGCCGCCGATCAGCCCGGACGTCGACGAAAGGGAGCGTGCTTTACGGTCAGCAAATCGGGACTGGGCAAGCAGCGAAGTCCGCTATACGGCTATCGATCAGATCTTCACTGAACAACTGGGATCAAGGCCGATGCTCGCCTCCTTCGTAATGGCTGGGCTGGCGAGAGCGAAAGCTGAAATACCGGGAGTGGTCGCCTACATACTGGGGGAAAACAACGCATCACTGGAATACGTGACGACATTTAATGGCGATGATCGAATCGAGGTGGAAGCATCCATCCAATACCGAGTGGATAAGCTTGGTCTGGACTTTTTCCCCAATTACTCGGAAAAAATTGTCCAGACCGGCGAGAGCAGGAGAATCGGGTTTTTACGGGCGCTTTAA
- a CDS encoding LCP family protein: MKIRWISLTLLAAIVLVVGYYGYSVMQFAMNISKPATDYTNVDKPSEEQEEAVYQVPEWEGKERVNILILGGDGRDEKDPGRSDTILLLSIEPVKKQLHLFSILRDTYVDIPDHGKNKINAALAFGGPSLAMKTASDLVGLPVHYYVFINLDSFIDLVDMIGGVDLYVEKNMKYYDPTDKPEYQINLKEGMQHLDGNKALQYVRFRKDALSDYSRTERQRKFLMAVAEKMQTTSTLIALPNILEQMAPHIHTNMEVDKMLKLAVLGYKIPKESIVSAQLPPMDLLKENTIKGASVIQVDGEQLKKYVEQLLE; this comes from the coding sequence ATGAAAATAAGATGGATTTCGCTAACGCTACTGGCTGCAATCGTGCTTGTAGTTGGTTACTACGGTTATTCTGTGATGCAGTTTGCCATGAATATCAGCAAACCGGCAACGGATTATACAAACGTCGACAAACCATCAGAGGAACAGGAGGAAGCTGTTTATCAGGTTCCTGAATGGGAAGGGAAAGAAAGAGTAAATATCTTGATCCTGGGCGGAGATGGCAGAGACGAAAAAGATCCTGGACGTTCTGATACGATCCTGCTTCTGTCCATTGAGCCGGTAAAAAAGCAACTGCATCTTTTTTCGATCTTACGCGATACCTATGTGGATATTCCTGACCACGGGAAAAATAAAATCAATGCAGCACTCGCCTTTGGCGGTCCAAGCCTAGCGATGAAAACAGCGAGCGATCTTGTCGGCTTACCAGTCCATTACTACGTTTTTATTAATTTGGATAGTTTTATTGACCTGGTGGACATGATCGGGGGCGTAGATCTTTACGTTGAAAAAAATATGAAGTACTACGACCCGACAGATAAACCGGAATATCAGATCAACCTGAAAGAAGGGATGCAGCATCTGGACGGAAATAAGGCGCTGCAATATGTCAGGTTCCGCAAAGATGCCCTGTCGGATTACAGCCGGACGGAAAGACAACGAAAGTTCCTGATGGCTGTGGCTGAAAAAATGCAAACCACATCCACATTGATCGCGCTTCCCAACATCCTGGAGCAGATGGCTCCCCACATCCATACCAATATGGAAGTCGATAAAATGCTGAAACTGGCTGTGCTCGGTTATAAAATACCGAAAGAATCAATCGTTTCCGCACAGCTGCCCCCGATGGATTTACTAAAAGAGAATACCATTAAAGGAGCATCCGTCATCCAGGTAGACGGTGAGCAGCTAAAAAAATACGTAGAGCAACTGCTTGAGTAA